The genomic stretch tcaaacgagaaagaggaagaaaaaaaaattattaaataataataaaataagataaaataactttaaataattattttaataacttgAGATTCAGCTTGACTTAATTACtcttatcaaataagtttgaatttaactCGATTGGTTGATATCCTTACAAAGGAGACCTGCACCATGCAGATTGGCTACCTGTTTAAAAGTTTTTACCaggataagagaaaagaactCTAAAGGCTCCTAAATTATAATAAACTATAAAAATTTACTATAAAATTATTGTATATAATGCACTagttatgtaaaaaaaaaagtgtAACGTTTTTTTTATCCACAATAATGCATGTGGTATCTATATACGTGAATATTTACTTAATAAATTTTAGGATTATTTCTCAATCGATGTAAAATATTTAGTTATGTATTTAACCTCTTTATACAaagaattattatattaaaataaatgtcCCCATAATTTacttttttaaaaagtaaaatcgGACAGTTAAAATGCCAGTTTATCTTAATTTGCTCTAATATAATGACCTCTTAATTAATCTCAATGCCAAACTGTGGAAGACATCATGTTCGCCAAAGATAAATTATCATTCCAATTCTTACATCATTGTTCGggaaaacaaattgaaaatgttaCTGGAATACTTATTctgcagttttttttttataattaatctCAACCTCCTTCATTGCACAATATATACCTACGCCACCAAAAGAGTTTCAACACTTGCGGCAACGCCCCCAACCGCCCTGTTCATGGCTTCCTTGAATAGCGCCTCGTTCCAATCGCACCTCTGCACCACCAAAAGACTCATTAATCATTCACCCATCAACTATAACGGATAAGTCAAGAAATGTAAAGttcatttccttttcctttccttgCAAGTCACTCTTatcgtatatatatataataataagtaGCTTCATGGAAGGTCCAAATTGGACTGCAGTGGTCCATCCCATCAGCCATGCATGCAACTTGCACTACTCTCCCTAAAATTATTGGCCTTTTCTCCATTGACTTGCTAAACTTATCAGAAACTCTCTCTACTTTCCTCATGCACACAATAATAACCAAGAGAAAATTACTTGGCAACTAGTTTTTGTACCTTAATCTGTAACTTCAGATTGGCTCCTGCAGATATCTGCTGCATCTGTGGGGAGTAGGCACGAGCATCCACTGAAGCTATGCTCACAACCCTCATCCCTCTGAGGCATTCCAGAACATGCAGGATCAAGTTCACAATGTTGCATTCCACTCCCACAGCTATCTTGATGTGGATCTGCTCCAACTGCGAGCGTGGCTCTTCTGAGCCTAATTTCAGGACTTCGACCTGAACGTTGCCCGCCTTGTAGCCCTGATCTGCCATCTCCTTGTTTGGCAGATGTGCTTCCAGTTTTCGGTTCTTCTCCTGAAGCACCAAAATTTGAGCTCTCAGGGTCTTCAAGTAGTTCCTTGCATCGATCAACACCGAAGCTTTATCCTTCTGTAAAAGCACGTCAACAGTGAAGATGATAGAAAAATGTATAGAAGTTAAGTCAAATTATAAAGGACAGTTCGGTGTACGAAATTCCCGTTATATAAGATTTATTATATATAGTCTtactttattttttgcaaaagaCTATTTTTAGAATTCGAATTTATGATCTTTTgatcataaaataataattttactgTTACGTCAAGACTCCCCTTCTAGAAGCTAAATTACCTTGGAACTTGGAGGGAGGATCATGCTGAGCCTGTGGAAGCTGTCATTGAGCTTCTCGCGACGCCTCCGTTCCGATACCATGTGCTGCTGATGGCTGCTTGTTGACGGCGGCGGCTCTTGATCGCGCTTTACTCTTCTCAGAAAACAGATAGAGTTCTTTATCATCTTTTGCCCCCACAGGAACTCTTTGGGCTCCTGATAATTCGGAGCCAGAGCAGAGCTGTAAGGCCTAAATGCTCTCTCGTTTAAGTTGTTGAAGTCGGTACAAGCTTCTCGAGCCGGGTTGGACATCGCCGACGTGGAAGAAGAGTTAGCGgacgaggcggcggcggcggaagcgATGACGGCCACCATGGCCGCCATGATCGCCGCCTCGTCACGATCCGCCGGAAACTGCACGCCTTGCAGCTGCCGGCCAAAGCTCATCGGCTTCTCCTGCCAACACAAATATGAAATCGAATTAATCCTCGTCTAAACAGAGCACACGGAACAAATTTTCTCAGTTATTCTCCAACAAATTGGGAAGAACGTAACTCACCTGGTAGATGAATTGTTCTTGTTCTAGTGAATCAAGAGCTCTGATCATGGAATGCATGGAGAGTCTAGTCGATCAGTGGAATATAATGTAAATTGGAACTTGTAGATGGAAATATTTGTGGAGTGGCTGagctttatttcttgtgtttACAAGAAACGGTGGTTTAACAGATCGAACTGAAAAGAGATTAATTTACACTGAAACTCTTATTAGGATTTGAGCATCAGCAAACCTTTTCCTTTTTTCATGTTTCTTTCTTGCTTTAAGCTAATTAGGACAAGACGGAGTCGTCCACTGACTGAGTCCATGAAGTGGACAAATTTGATTTACAGAAATATATAGAAACACACTGTTTCTAAGCTTCATGTATATTTTCTTAATTCCAAGTTAGTTAATATTGTTAATTTGAGTGATGAGGTTGATTCTGAAACACACTGTTTGCTGAATAATAGAGACTGTCAAAAGTCTGCGCTACACGCGACGCGGAATTCAAAGTCCACGTTCCACTGCTGGACCGAGCTTGCAAGATTATAGAATTTGCAATATTAAAATGCTTATCGAATTTTttatcacttgatcaaattttcaaaagtaaTAGGGAACAAATAGCTTCTtggttaatgttttttttttttttaactttgttaCATCATTAAGCagctgaaaaaaaaaaacagtagaTATATTCTTATTCAACCACCTCGTGAAATAATTATCATGACAATGGCAGAAAGCAAAGTTTGGTTAGGGATGAAAATGAATTGGAATTGGATCGGATTTTATATTCATTATATTTATtctcatttattatatatttgtcgGGTATTTAACTTTTATTTCATCTTCATATTTATTAGAGGATCGAGTATCAGAACTTTAGTACATAATTTAATGgttttaactaaaaaaaaaataagatatgTATCAAGACAACTCCTCtcttataaatataaaaaatactaaaatctttctaaatattataaaaaataaaaaaaaaacaaaaaatagtaaaaagacTCAGAAGGATTTAAATGATGGAAGTTGGGGTCAAAATTTGACCGTTACTATTTTACCCATAAAAATATAGGTTTTCGAATCCTATACGTGTGTAATCATTGATAGAGTCTAATACCGAATCAcgaatcaaatattaatttttgaaaatgaaagtACATAATTTAATGAGTTTAATTCAAAACAGGATACGGATCACAACTTCTCTCTtataaatatcaaaaataataaaattatcttaaatatcataaaaaatagaaatgatcaaaaatagtaaaaagactttgaaaaaaatttaaattgtgaAATTTAGGAGCAAAATTTGGCCGTTAAGATTTTATCTATAAAAATATAGGTTTTTAAATTTTACACGTGAACAGAATCTAATTCTAAATCACGAATCAAATATTAAttctaatattaaaaaaaataaaacttttatttAAAAATGAAAGTACATAATTTAAGTATTTTAACTCAAAACAAGATAAGTACCAAGACAATTCCTCTCTTATAAATATAAGGAATACTAAAATTAtcctaaatattataaaaaataaaaattatcaaaaataataaaaaaaacctcTAAAAGGAATTTACATGGTGAAATTTAGGGTCAAATTTTGACCATTACGATTTTACCCATAAAAATATAGATTTTCGAATTCTACACATGTAACCTTCGACAGAGTCTAATTTCGAATCACGAATCAAATATTAAttctaatattaaaaaatatataacttTTATTTGAAAACAAAAGTATAATATTTAAGGATCTTAACTCAAAACGGGATACGAATCAAAGACAACTTCTCTATTTTAAATATCAAGAAtattaaaattatcctaaatatcataaaaataaaaattaacaaaaaaaaaagactcaaaataatttaaatgatGAATTTGGGATCAAAATTTAGGatgtatttggtttgtttatattttcatttcatttttttttcagaaaatcatattttctcatttttcagaaaataacttttctatattttttattttcttgctCTATCTTTTCTTGAAAATGAACATGGATAATGTAAATCAATTACGTTTTTTATTTtctcatgaaaaataaaaaataacatgaaaaatataaaacaaacGCCTCCTAATGTAAGTTTTCAAATTATGAATcatgaataaaaaattataagcTTTCGATACTTGAAAGGTCATATTAAATTTCAGGATGGTGTCTACATCAATTACTACGAGCATTGGTTGCCAGAAGGTAGCGATTTGTTGCCGCACTGCATTCATGGCTTGGCGTggagtgaagaagaaagaaatagaTTTGTTGTTTATTGTGTCTGAATGAACGAAATTATttattctatttctatttcttccCTTCTCCAACCAAACGATTAGGCGCGAGCTCATGTTGGGTTAGACTCCGACCAACTTGAGTCCAAGTTAGGCTTGACTCATCATGTCTCCTCGCGGGGCTCAGTCACGCCTATTGGCATCTCTACCTAATCCAAACAATttataacttttaaaaaattagtcaatttttaaatttttagttggAAAATTGCCTAAATACTATAATAAATGCACAGCTTGAGAAAATGTTGATGTCtttgtttaccaaaccacaaaaagaaaaaaaagaatttgaaaaatgaaaaatagataaattaatattaaaagatatatcaattgaactaattcagaatttttaacGGCGAAATGAAACGCCGTTATTTTGAAAACAACACAAAAGGCCGGAAACAAACGGATAGGCTCGGCCTCCGCTAAACAGGCGACTTCACCGAACAGTACTAACTACGCTTTCTTCAGAATCCAGTGCGAATAAAGCGTGCGAGAATACGCCATCGCCTCGCTTGTTCTCCCCCCTTTTCTTCTCGTTTCTGAGCGACGAATTGACGAGGCAGGTCCCCGCTCAATCCAATCTCCGGTTCTTCCGTCGATTGAGCCCGGCTGCCTCTCTCCATCGAGCTGCTAGATTCCTTTTGTTCATCGTCGCGGTGGGTAGGAGCAGAGATTTCGTTATTGTTGTTTACCTACCTTTTTTTTTCTCCAGTTTAAATGATCGAATTAGGGGTTGATTTGAAGCCAGGTTGTATCCGGTTTCCGATCGCGCTCGGATGGAGCCTCGCGTGGCGAACAAATTCCGCCTCGGCCGAAAGATAGGGAGCGGGTCCTTCGGCGAGATTTATTTAGGTTTGTCGCTGATTCAGCTTGCAATCgagattttttttgttattattttgtgGTAGGAATTGGGATGTCTGATTCTGTGGTGGTTTCGCTTGCCAGGAACAAATATCCAAACGAACGAAGAAGTTGCCATTAAACTTGTAAGTGTAGAGTTTTGACGAGGATAGTTTGCCTTCTTCAGCAATCAATGAAAGTGTGAAAATTATTTTTTGGAGTGTTTAGTGTGGGCTTCGAGGTATTTGTGTATCTTTGATGCCTTTGCGTATGTAGTTGATTTAGctgaaatagaaatttatttatttcttttcaagCTAGGGCACCATTGAAATAGATAGTTTCAGCTTGAAAATCAGAAACAAaatcggtttttttttttttttaccatcatCTACTTGTGTCTCTCTTAGCGTTGGGTGCTTGTTTTGGGAAAATGCAGTAGCTTTCACCCTGGAGCTTGTTACAGGAAAGTTTGGATTGA from Zingiber officinale cultivar Zhangliang chromosome 5B, Zo_v1.1, whole genome shotgun sequence encodes the following:
- the LOC121987194 gene encoding putative transcription factor bHLH041, whose product is MHSMIRALDSLEQEQFIYQEKPMSFGRQLQGVQFPADRDEAAIMAAMVAVIASAAAASSANSSSTSAMSNPAREACTDFNNLNERAFRPYSSALAPNYQEPKEFLWGQKMIKNSICFLRRVKRDQEPPPSTSSHQQHMVSERRRREKLNDSFHRLSMILPPSSKKDKASVLIDARNYLKTLRAQILVLQEKNRKLEAHLPNKEMADQGYKAGNVQVEVLKLGSEEPRSQLEQIHIKIAVGVECNIVNLILHVLECLRGMRVVSIASVDARAYSPQMQQISAGANLKLQIKRCDWNEALFKEAMNRAVGGVAASVETLLVA